In a single window of the Streptomyces sp. HUAS ZL42 genome:
- a CDS encoding SRPBCC family protein — protein sequence MSAIRETVDIDRSPEEVFSYITDPSHMPEWQQSAVSAHRVGGAPMSVGSRVKATWQLGRLQFPMTMEVTEFDPPRSWRLRGVEGPARGEVHGTIEPLDDGARSRLTIDLDFESYGLGRALVPLVLRPRARKELPHDEQTLKNLLEQGAA from the coding sequence ATGTCCGCGATCAGGGAAACCGTTGACATCGATCGCAGCCCCGAGGAGGTCTTCTCCTACATCACCGACCCCTCCCACATGCCGGAATGGCAGCAGAGTGCCGTATCCGCACACCGGGTGGGCGGCGCCCCGATGAGCGTGGGCTCCCGGGTCAAGGCGACGTGGCAGCTGGGCCGCCTCCAGTTCCCGATGACCATGGAGGTCACCGAGTTCGATCCCCCGAGAAGCTGGCGTCTGCGCGGTGTCGAGGGCCCCGCCCGAGGAGAGGTCCACGGAACGATCGAGCCGCTTGACGACGGCGCGCGCTCACGCCTGACGATCGACCTCGACTTCGAGTCCTATGGGCTGGGCAGGGCTCTCGTGCCCCTGGTGCTCCGCCCACGGGCTCGCAAGGAACTGCCGCACGACGAGCAAACGCTCAAGAACCTTCTGGAGCAGGGCGCCGCGTGA
- the uppS gene encoding polyprenyl diphosphate synthase produces MKSTDPSHVACILDGNGRWAEARGLVRRDGHSHGADPARRIVETADDMGLEWLSMYVFSTENWARPAAEIAVIMRSIEKFIDTNLENWHRRGIRIRYLGQPHDQVPQSLRSAMARSAALTASNTGMTVTVALNHGGHSDITHAVRSIVAAGVPAGQITERTLAAHLPHPDMPPVDLLIRTSGEMRLSGFLLWQVAYAELVFLPDLWPDMTPEKFREAIETYRHRSRRFGKVTAR; encoded by the coding sequence ATGAAATCCACTGATCCAAGCCATGTGGCGTGCATCCTGGACGGGAACGGCAGATGGGCCGAAGCGCGTGGTCTGGTGCGGCGTGACGGTCACAGCCACGGCGCCGACCCCGCCCGGCGGATCGTCGAGACAGCCGACGACATGGGACTCGAATGGCTGTCCATGTACGTGTTCTCCACGGAGAACTGGGCGCGGCCGGCAGCCGAGATCGCCGTGATCATGCGGTCCATCGAGAAGTTCATCGACACCAACCTCGAAAACTGGCACCGCCGGGGTATCCGCATCCGCTACCTGGGGCAGCCGCACGACCAGGTGCCGCAGTCCCTGCGGTCCGCGATGGCCCGCTCCGCCGCGTTGACGGCCTCGAACACGGGCATGACGGTCACGGTGGCCCTGAACCACGGCGGGCACAGCGACATCACGCACGCGGTCCGCTCCATCGTCGCCGCCGGTGTTCCGGCCGGTCAGATCACCGAGCGGACCCTTGCGGCGCACCTGCCCCATCCCGACATGCCTCCGGTGGATCTGCTGATCCGTACCTCCGGCGAGATGCGCCTGTCGGGCTTCCTGCTGTGGCAGGTGGCCTACGCGGAGCTCGTGTTTCTTCCCGATCTGTGGCCCGACATGACACCGGAGAAGTTCCGGGAGGCCATCGAGACCTACCGCCACCGCTCGCGCCGCTTCGGGAAGGTGACCGCACGATGA
- a CDS encoding phytoene/squalene synthase family protein encodes MTTLATWRTALEAADIGDERLRLDYARCAKFIRDRDTGPYVGVRVLAPPALQPHLLAGLAFANHTDDLADAGNSPDARARRADWLAQARRGVHDDSCPYPIVRAFVHSVTVRGLCTSWILRLLDAAELEPDFAGFADEAEFGQYVDRYTWPLLMCSAGLQYQGGPSDEAARTWRAYAEFAQRLDFLNDLRADLEAGRLCLPADALTEHAVARSDLEQGRDTPAVHALLQDMCDRAHTALEEARAVLEVCDPGQLVAARSLLTLQERQLNDIRNSRTRVLHRPVGFHRATMLRTMLAELLTQPGPGRRMPS; translated from the coding sequence ATGACCACGCTCGCCACATGGCGGACGGCCCTCGAGGCCGCTGACATCGGCGACGAGCGGCTGCGCCTCGACTACGCCCGGTGCGCGAAGTTCATCCGTGACCGCGATACCGGACCGTACGTCGGCGTCCGTGTCCTGGCCCCGCCGGCCCTGCAGCCGCACCTGCTGGCCGGGCTCGCATTCGCCAACCACACCGACGACCTCGCCGACGCGGGCAACAGTCCGGACGCTCGAGCGCGACGCGCGGACTGGCTGGCCCAAGCGCGACGCGGAGTCCACGACGACTCGTGCCCCTATCCGATCGTGCGGGCCTTCGTGCACTCCGTGACGGTACGGGGGCTGTGCACGTCGTGGATACTGCGCCTGCTGGACGCCGCCGAGCTGGAGCCCGACTTCGCGGGCTTCGCCGACGAGGCGGAGTTCGGCCAGTACGTGGACCGCTACACCTGGCCCCTGCTGATGTGCTCGGCAGGTCTCCAGTACCAGGGCGGCCCCAGCGACGAAGCGGCTCGCACCTGGCGGGCCTACGCCGAGTTCGCGCAACGCCTGGACTTCCTCAACGATCTGCGGGCAGACCTGGAAGCCGGACGCCTGTGTCTGCCCGCCGACGCGCTCACGGAGCACGCCGTGGCCCGCTCCGATCTCGAACAGGGCCGGGACACGCCTGCCGTACACGCTCTGCTGCAGGACATGTGCGACCGCGCCCATACCGCCCTCGAGGAAGCACGCGCGGTGCTGGAGGTGTGCGACCCGGGCCAGTTGGTCGCCGCCCGCTCGCTGCTCACCCTGCAGGAACGACAACTCAACGACATCCGCAACTCCCGTACCCGCGTCCTCCACCGGCCGGTCGGCTTCCACCGCGCCACCATGCTCCGCACCATGCTGGCCGAGCTGCTGACGCAGCCGGGCCCGGGAAGGCGAATGCCGAGCTGA
- a CDS encoding DinB family protein → MGERGQLDRQAVHAELERVRADFHRLLAEASAADLRRSTDGTRWTNEQLLFHMLFGYMLIRVLLRLLGVFAGLPRSVGGTFARVLDAAASPFHVINYVSSVFGTLYYNHRRMGAKMDRTVAALHRRLDRESTASLGRGMHYPPRWDPFFRDWMTRADLYRYPTQHYDFHRAQLTLGPAPD, encoded by the coding sequence ATGGGTGAGCGGGGCCAGCTGGACCGGCAGGCCGTCCACGCGGAATTGGAGCGCGTTCGGGCCGACTTCCACCGCCTGCTCGCGGAGGCGAGCGCCGCCGATCTGCGCCGTTCGACGGATGGGACGCGGTGGACCAACGAGCAGCTGCTGTTCCACATGCTCTTCGGCTACATGCTCATCCGCGTGCTCCTGCGCCTGCTGGGGGTCTTCGCCGGGCTGCCGCGCTCCGTCGGCGGGACCTTCGCTCGTGTGCTGGACGCTGCGGCCAGCCCGTTCCATGTCATCAACTACGTCAGCTCCGTGTTCGGCACGCTGTACTACAACCACCGCCGTATGGGCGCGAAGATGGACCGCACGGTCGCTGCCCTGCATCGGCGCCTGGACCGTGAGAGCACGGCCTCCCTCGGGCGCGGCATGCACTACCCGCCCCGCTGGGACCCCTTCTTCCGCGACTGGATGACCCGCGCGGATCTCTACCGATATCCCACCCAGCACTACGACTTCCACCGCGCCCAGCTCACCCTGGGCCCTGCGCCGGACTGA
- a CDS encoding nitroreductase family protein, with protein sequence MSAQPLDAQTVTALVGDAAAAPSMYNAQPWKFRYFRAAGTFHVRADPERTMPHADPTNRALHIGCGAALFNLRVAAAHAGWEPATRLLPDPADPQLLATVELAGPVRPETELAPLYPAIRRRHTSRYPFSEEDIPQAVQDALRGAAVREGARLVFPDEWHVESVLDLVHDAEGRDSLDPSQLEDLVRWTRIGPDAAATASDGIPDYAFGPRKRDGKAPVRDFAGRRPVPGREVATFENKPHLALLGSSGDRPEDWLTAGQAMERVLLEATLDGLATSLTSHALEWPELRWVVRDPQSAMGYVQMVLRLGYGEHGPVTPRRPVADVLDLEP encoded by the coding sequence GTGTCAGCACAACCGCTCGACGCGCAGACCGTGACTGCTCTCGTCGGCGACGCCGCGGCCGCACCGTCCATGTACAACGCGCAGCCGTGGAAATTCCGCTACTTCCGTGCCGCCGGTACCTTCCATGTCCGAGCGGACCCCGAGCGGACCATGCCGCATGCCGATCCCACCAACCGTGCCCTCCACATCGGATGCGGCGCGGCCTTGTTCAACCTGCGCGTCGCCGCCGCTCACGCGGGATGGGAGCCGGCCACCCGGCTGCTGCCCGACCCGGCGGACCCCCAGCTGCTCGCGACGGTGGAGCTGGCCGGTCCCGTACGCCCGGAGACCGAGCTCGCCCCGCTGTACCCGGCCATCCGCCGTCGGCACACCAGCCGCTATCCGTTCTCGGAAGAGGACATACCCCAGGCCGTACAGGACGCTCTCCGCGGCGCGGCCGTGCGGGAAGGCGCGCGCCTGGTTTTTCCCGACGAGTGGCATGTGGAGTCGGTGCTGGATCTGGTCCACGACGCCGAGGGACGCGACTCGCTGGACCCGAGCCAGCTCGAGGACCTCGTGCGCTGGACCCGTATCGGCCCTGATGCCGCCGCCACGGCGTCCGACGGAATCCCCGACTATGCCTTCGGCCCGCGCAAGCGGGACGGAAAGGCTCCTGTGCGCGACTTCGCGGGCAGGCGTCCCGTGCCTGGCCGCGAGGTGGCCACGTTCGAGAACAAACCCCACCTGGCCCTGCTGGGCAGCAGCGGCGACCGGCCGGAGGACTGGCTGACGGCGGGGCAGGCAATGGAGCGCGTCCTGCTCGAAGCGACCCTGGACGGGCTGGCGACCTCGCTCACGTCCCACGCCCTGGAATGGCCGGAACTCCGCTGGGTCGTACGCGACCCGCAGTCGGCGATGGGGTACGTGCAGATGGTGTTGCGTCTGGGATACGGCGAGCACGGCCCGGTGACGCCGCGTCGTCCAGTGGCAGACGTACTCGACCTTGAACCGTAG
- a CDS encoding MFS transporter encodes MSSSPAVPGTRSEELRAKRRLALVGGSLGNLVEWYDWFVYASFAIYFADSFFPGDNPTTQLMNTAGIFAVGFLMRPVGGWVLGRAADRHGRKSALTLTVTMMSVAALLIALAPTYGQAGYFGAVVLLLARLLQGMSIGGEYAASATYLTEASARNRRGLGSSFQYVSMTCGQILGLGILITLQHTLTTAQLESWGWRIPFVLGALFALVVFWLRRRLTETDAFTEEAGDGGREDNTRGTLKALWQHRRQAGLVMALTLGGTVAYYTYTTYLTKYLIGSAGMAKNTATLVSFTALTVFAVLQPFAGMLSDRIGRRPLLITFAVGCTVGTYPIMTALGSASSYWSALGLSLLALVIITGYTSINAAVKAELFPTRVRALGVALPYAIANALFGGTAEYVALWFKNGGHEKMFFWYVSGCAMISLITYVLMPDTRSAALSRAETDADADGDPVKAAAPAEAVR; translated from the coding sequence ATGTCCTCTTCCCCGGCCGTGCCCGGAACCCGGTCCGAAGAACTGCGCGCGAAACGCCGCCTCGCCCTCGTCGGCGGGTCCCTCGGCAACCTCGTCGAGTGGTACGACTGGTTCGTCTACGCCAGCTTCGCGATCTACTTCGCCGACTCGTTCTTCCCCGGCGACAACCCGACCACCCAGCTGATGAACACCGCCGGTATCTTCGCGGTCGGCTTCCTGATGCGCCCGGTCGGCGGCTGGGTGCTCGGCCGCGCCGCGGACCGGCACGGGCGCAAGAGCGCGCTCACCCTGACCGTCACGATGATGTCGGTGGCCGCACTGCTGATCGCCCTGGCCCCCACCTACGGCCAGGCCGGCTACTTCGGCGCCGTGGTGCTGCTGCTGGCGCGGCTGCTGCAGGGCATGAGCATCGGCGGAGAGTACGCCGCCAGCGCGACCTATCTGACCGAGGCGTCCGCCCGCAACCGCCGCGGCCTCGGCTCCTCCTTCCAGTACGTGTCGATGACCTGCGGCCAGATCCTCGGCCTGGGCATCCTCATCACGCTGCAGCACACCCTGACCACCGCCCAACTGGAGAGCTGGGGCTGGCGCATCCCCTTCGTGCTCGGCGCGCTCTTCGCACTCGTGGTGTTCTGGCTGCGGCGCCGGCTGACGGAGACCGACGCGTTCACCGAGGAAGCCGGTGACGGCGGCCGTGAGGACAACACACGCGGCACGCTGAAGGCGCTGTGGCAGCACCGCCGCCAGGCCGGCCTGGTCATGGCGCTCACCCTCGGCGGCACCGTGGCCTACTACACGTACACCACGTACCTCACCAAGTACCTCATCGGCAGCGCGGGCATGGCGAAGAACACCGCCACCCTCGTGAGCTTCACCGCGCTCACCGTCTTCGCCGTGCTCCAGCCCTTCGCCGGGATGCTGTCCGACCGGATCGGCCGCCGCCCGCTGCTGATCACCTTCGCGGTCGGCTGCACCGTCGGCACCTACCCGATCATGACGGCGCTCGGCTCGGCGTCCTCGTACTGGTCCGCGCTCGGCCTCTCCCTGCTCGCCCTGGTGATCATCACCGGATACACCTCGATCAACGCGGCCGTGAAGGCGGAGCTCTTCCCGACCCGGGTGCGCGCCCTGGGCGTGGCGCTGCCGTACGCGATCGCCAACGCCCTGTTCGGCGGGACGGCGGAGTACGTGGCGCTGTGGTTCAAGAACGGCGGCCACGAGAAGATGTTCTTCTGGTACGTGTCCGGGTGCGCCATGATCTCCCTGATCACCTACGTCCTCATGCCGGACACCCGCAGTGCCGCGCTCAGCCGCGCCGAGACCGACGCGGACGCCGACGGCGACCCGGTCAAGGCGGCCGCTCCCGCCGAAGCGGTCCGCTGA
- a CDS encoding response regulator: MHALLVEDDDRMAQALGTALAQRGHTVRRVGRAMDALLHVHEAQFVLLDLGLPDLDGLELLRRLRTVCDAPLIVVTARCEERDVVQGLRAGADDYVVKPFRMNELMARIDTVRRRTGTSSVRAESESAPVRAGDVEIDIAGRAVTVAGAEVRLTRREFDVLAFLAARPDQVHSREEILDRIWGDAFLAASRSLDVHVAGIRAKTGRAELVRTVRGFGYQLGSPQVGGER; encoded by the coding sequence ATGCACGCGCTTCTCGTCGAAGACGACGACCGCATGGCCCAGGCCCTCGGCACCGCCCTCGCCCAGCGCGGGCACACCGTGCGCAGGGTCGGCCGCGCCATGGACGCCCTGCTGCACGTCCACGAGGCGCAGTTCGTGCTGCTCGATCTCGGGCTGCCGGACCTGGACGGTCTCGAGCTGCTGCGGCGGCTGCGCACCGTCTGTGACGCGCCGCTGATCGTGGTCACCGCCCGCTGCGAGGAGCGCGACGTCGTGCAGGGGCTGCGCGCCGGGGCCGACGACTATGTGGTCAAGCCGTTCCGGATGAACGAGCTGATGGCCCGGATCGACACCGTGCGACGCCGGACGGGGACCTCCTCGGTGCGTGCGGAGAGCGAAAGCGCTCCCGTGCGCGCCGGTGACGTGGAGATCGACATCGCGGGCCGCGCGGTCACGGTCGCCGGCGCCGAGGTGCGGCTCACCCGGCGCGAGTTCGACGTCCTGGCGTTCCTGGCCGCCCGCCCCGACCAGGTGCACTCCCGCGAGGAGATCCTGGACCGCATCTGGGGCGACGCCTTCCTCGCCGCCTCGCGCTCCCTGGACGTCCATGTGGCGGGCATCCGCGCCAAGACCGGCCGGGCCGAACTGGTCCGTACCGTCCGCGGCTTCGGCTATCAGCTCGGCTCCCCACAGGTGGGCGGCGAGCGATGA
- a CDS encoding ATP-binding protein: MRRRLLAVLVVLMGAATVLLSLPLAGSYADGRTEHLLLQRRSEAVRFAELADRMRTDADRTELSTEIRRYADLYGASVTVVDTAGRTVVRAGPGASSTPDPASGDALRRALTGRSTERLPTILPWGPDTVVLAEPVGRDEQLSGAVLLTVPTDAARHDVTMRWSLIAGGALAAFSAAALVAVGIARWLMRPVRDLDRAVEGLASGSLRTRAVSDTGPPELRSLRQHFNTMAEAMADSIGRQRDFVADASHQLRNPLATLVLQLENVEPHIAPGPGRAEHSRALDEAERLEELLDGLLALARVESGTAEPAQQDVSQTVRDRVAAWAPVFREAGVGLSAPAVADGLRARALPDAAGRILDALLDNAAKFVPSGGRVEVRAALRDDEVAVRVVDDGPGVPEEQLPLLLRRFARAPDHQNVPGSGLGLAIADELARLSGGRLTVAGNTPHGLAVELRLPAR, from the coding sequence ATGAGGCGCAGACTCCTCGCGGTGCTGGTGGTGCTCATGGGAGCCGCGACAGTACTGCTCTCACTGCCCCTGGCCGGCTCCTACGCCGACGGGCGCACCGAGCACCTGCTACTCCAGCGGCGCTCCGAGGCGGTGCGGTTCGCCGAGCTCGCCGACCGGATGCGCACCGACGCCGACCGCACCGAGCTGTCCACGGAGATCCGCCGCTACGCCGACCTGTACGGGGCCTCGGTGACCGTCGTCGACACGGCGGGACGTACCGTCGTCCGGGCCGGACCGGGCGCCTCCTCGACGCCCGACCCGGCGTCGGGAGACGCCCTGCGCCGGGCTCTGACGGGCCGTTCCACCGAGCGGCTGCCGACGATCCTTCCGTGGGGCCCGGACACCGTGGTACTGGCCGAGCCGGTCGGGCGGGACGAACAGCTGAGCGGGGCGGTACTGCTGACCGTCCCCACGGACGCCGCCCGACACGACGTGACCATGCGCTGGTCCCTCATCGCGGGCGGAGCGCTCGCCGCCTTCTCGGCCGCGGCCCTGGTCGCGGTGGGCATCGCCCGGTGGCTGATGCGGCCGGTCCGCGACCTGGACCGGGCCGTGGAGGGCCTGGCCTCCGGAAGCCTGAGGACACGGGCCGTCTCCGACACCGGTCCACCGGAGCTGCGCAGCCTGCGGCAGCACTTCAACACCATGGCCGAGGCCATGGCCGACTCCATCGGCCGTCAGCGCGACTTCGTGGCCGACGCCTCCCACCAGTTGCGCAACCCGCTGGCCACCCTCGTGCTGCAACTGGAGAACGTCGAGCCGCACATCGCCCCCGGCCCGGGCCGGGCCGAACACTCCCGCGCCCTGGACGAGGCGGAACGCCTGGAGGAACTGCTCGACGGCCTGCTCGCGCTGGCGCGCGTGGAGTCCGGCACCGCGGAACCGGCCCAGCAGGACGTGTCACAGACGGTACGTGACCGGGTCGCGGCCTGGGCTCCGGTGTTCCGCGAGGCCGGGGTGGGGCTGAGCGCCCCGGCCGTCGCGGACGGCCTGCGGGCGCGGGCGCTGCCCGACGCGGCGGGCCGGATCCTGGACGCGCTCCTCGACAACGCCGCCAAGTTCGTGCCGTCCGGCGGCCGTGTCGAGGTGCGCGCCGCACTCCGGGACGACGAGGTGGCGGTGCGGGTCGTCGACGACGGACCCGGGGTGCCCGAGGAGCAACTGCCGCTGCTGCTACGGCGGTTCGCCCGAGCGCCCGACCACCAGAACGTACCCGGCAGCGGGCTCGGCCTGGCCATCGCCGACGAACTCGCCCGCCTCAGCGGCGGCCGGCTCACCGTCGCCGGCAACACCCCCCACGGCCTCGCCGTGGAACTCCGACTACCGGCCCGCTGA
- a CDS encoding TAXI family TRAP transporter solute-binding subunit — MTSASVSRRSMLAAGLGGVAAAATAGCAQDAGPAQRLRFATGPEGGPYNAFGKALAKAVAGSGGRLEIVPVGTSGGVDNLRMLEDGSVELALAMADAAQEAVLGREPFSRPAAVTALARVYVNYTHLVVPANGPVRSLTDLAGRPVAAGAAGSGVQVVAGRLLRAAGLTGRRAVQERRLALAASVEALRGDTVDALIWSGGVPTPALSALARELPLRFLPLEGQVSALRERYGPSYTAVTIPAGAYGLTEPVGTIGVGNYLMARADVPERAVREVLRVVFDRWRVLLREVTAGARLEPRFAISTGEVPLHPGAVAYYRSVYD; from the coding sequence GTGACCAGCGCATCGGTGAGCCGTCGAAGCATGCTGGCGGCCGGGCTCGGCGGGGTCGCGGCAGCCGCGACGGCCGGGTGCGCGCAGGACGCGGGGCCGGCGCAGCGGCTGCGCTTCGCGACGGGGCCGGAGGGAGGCCCGTACAACGCCTTCGGCAAGGCCCTGGCGAAGGCGGTCGCGGGGAGTGGAGGCCGACTGGAGATCGTTCCGGTGGGCACCTCGGGAGGCGTGGACAATCTGCGGATGCTGGAGGACGGCTCGGTGGAGCTGGCCCTGGCCATGGCGGACGCGGCGCAGGAAGCGGTACTGGGACGGGAGCCGTTCTCCCGTCCGGCCGCGGTGACGGCGCTCGCCCGGGTCTACGTCAACTACACGCACCTGGTGGTACCGGCGAACGGGCCGGTGCGCTCGCTGACCGATCTCGCTGGCCGGCCGGTCGCCGCGGGCGCGGCGGGATCCGGCGTCCAGGTGGTGGCCGGGCGGCTGCTGCGCGCCGCCGGGCTGACCGGCCGGCGGGCGGTGCAGGAGCGGCGGCTCGCACTCGCGGCGTCGGTGGAGGCCCTGCGTGGGGACACGGTCGACGCGCTGATCTGGTCCGGCGGTGTGCCGACGCCCGCGCTGTCGGCCCTGGCACGTGAGCTGCCGCTGCGGTTTCTGCCGCTGGAGGGCCAGGTGAGCGCACTGCGTGAGAGATACGGCCCCTCCTACACGGCGGTCACGATTCCTGCCGGGGCATACGGGCTGACGGAGCCCGTGGGCACCATCGGGGTCGGCAACTACCTGATGGCCCGTGCCGACGTGCCGGAGCGGGCGGTGCGCGAGGTGCTCCGCGTGGTGTTCGACCGGTGGCGCGTGCTGCTGCGGGAGGTGACGGCGGGCGCCCGGCTGGAGCCACGGTTCGCCATCTCCACCGGTGAGGTGCCGCTGCACCCCGGTGCGGTTGCGTACTACCGGTCGGTGTACGACTGA
- a CDS encoding EF-hand domain-containing protein yields the protein MSDKARKLFEALDLDQNGILTREEVIIALRTKGPTLAASGYLPFWGVGDVDTSSALFDAADQNGDAVLTLEEFAAVVDRRFGWR from the coding sequence ATGAGCGACAAGGCCCGGAAGCTGTTCGAGGCACTCGACCTCGACCAGAACGGGATCCTGACCCGCGAAGAGGTGATCATCGCCTTGCGGACGAAGGGCCCGACTCTGGCCGCATCGGGGTATCTGCCGTTCTGGGGCGTGGGGGACGTCGACACCTCCTCCGCGCTGTTCGACGCAGCGGACCAGAACGGGGACGCCGTACTGACCCTGGAGGAGTTCGCGGCGGTGGTGGACCGCCGTTTCGGCTGGCGCTGA
- a CDS encoding DUF998 domain-containing protein, with the protein MPRWALLTSGCAPVLLAAGWTIAGLLEGPAYDPATRTISVLAAYGASGSWVMTGALVAVGVCHLLTAWGLRPAAFAGRVALAAGGVSALVVALFPAPSSGGSLRHGSVAAVGFTLLAVWPVLSAVRHPAAPWALRPAAAFGVTALMGVSATWFLIELHVHGSVGVAERVVTSVQSLWPFVVVASCVRHRDQGGLPT; encoded by the coding sequence GTGCCCAGGTGGGCCCTGCTCACGTCGGGTTGCGCGCCCGTCCTGCTGGCCGCAGGCTGGACGATTGCGGGGCTGCTCGAGGGGCCCGCATACGACCCCGCCACTCGGACGATCAGCGTACTGGCGGCTTACGGCGCTTCCGGATCGTGGGTGATGACCGGAGCGCTGGTGGCCGTCGGCGTCTGTCACCTGCTCACGGCCTGGGGGCTGCGGCCGGCCGCGTTCGCCGGCCGCGTGGCGCTCGCTGCCGGCGGTGTGTCCGCGCTGGTGGTGGCGCTGTTCCCGGCACCGAGCAGCGGGGGCTCCCTGCGGCACGGTTCGGTCGCGGCGGTCGGCTTCACCCTGCTGGCGGTCTGGCCGGTCCTGTCCGCCGTTCGCCACCCGGCCGCACCGTGGGCGCTGCGGCCCGCCGCCGCATTCGGGGTGACCGCTCTGATGGGCGTCAGCGCGACATGGTTCTTGATCGAACTGCATGTCCACGGTTCCGTCGGTGTCGCCGAACGCGTGGTGACGTCCGTTCAGTCCCTGTGGCCCTTCGTGGTCGTCGCCTCCTGCGTCCGCCACCGTGATCAAGGTGGACTCCCGACGTGA
- a CDS encoding VOC family protein, which produces MITTDATPGSPCWLDLGAPDVRAAAAFYSAVLGWEYESMGEGEDMEGGMFRKDGKTVAGLGKLTEEGARPAWMIYYSVTDADATTQAVERAGGTVRVAPRDLGDWGRMAQYTDPLGGQFAVWQPGKNTGFELVEEPGSLSWTELYTSDAAAAKEFYGGVFGWRFGDMELPGGGGTYTLITPEGLPEERMQGGLMEVRKEDLALAGGRPYWHPVFAVADCDATIAKVTENGGSVQMGPEDAEGVGRLAVCLDPSNADFVVLTPSRS; this is translated from the coding sequence GTGATCACCACTGACGCCACCCCCGGCTCCCCCTGTTGGCTCGACCTGGGTGCCCCCGACGTCCGGGCCGCCGCGGCCTTCTACAGCGCGGTGCTCGGCTGGGAGTACGAGTCCATGGGCGAGGGGGAGGACATGGAGGGCGGGATGTTCCGGAAGGACGGCAAGACCGTCGCCGGCCTCGGCAAGCTCACCGAGGAGGGTGCGCGCCCGGCCTGGATGATCTATTACAGCGTCACCGACGCCGACGCCACGACCCAGGCCGTGGAGCGCGCGGGCGGCACGGTGCGGGTGGCTCCGCGGGACCTCGGCGACTGGGGCCGGATGGCGCAGTACACCGACCCGCTGGGGGGTCAGTTCGCCGTCTGGCAGCCGGGGAAGAACACGGGCTTCGAGCTGGTGGAGGAGCCGGGCTCGCTGTCCTGGACCGAGCTGTACACGAGCGACGCAGCGGCCGCCAAGGAGTTCTACGGCGGTGTCTTCGGCTGGCGGTTCGGCGACATGGAACTGCCGGGCGGCGGGGGCACGTACACCCTCATCACCCCCGAAGGGCTTCCCGAGGAGCGTATGCAGGGCGGCCTCATGGAGGTCCGCAAGGAGGACCTCGCCCTGGCGGGCGGGCGGCCGTACTGGCATCCGGTCTTCGCCGTCGCCGACTGCGACGCCACGATCGCCAAGGTCACCGAGAACGGTGGCAGCGTGCAGATGGGACCGGAGGACGCGGAGGGAGTCGGTCGGCTGGCGGTCTGCCTCGACCCGTCGAACGCGGACTTCGTGGTGCTCACCCCGTCCCGGAGCTGA
- a CDS encoding putative quinol monooxygenase, with product MNKTLLAEFTAREGAEDEVARLILDYAKKVREEEGNLAFDVYTKAAAPRAYWIFEVYRDEDAFQAHLKAPYGGPFNAALTPLIEEDASVLTFLDPVT from the coding sequence GTGAACAAGACCCTGCTCGCCGAATTCACCGCCCGCGAGGGAGCCGAGGACGAGGTCGCCCGCCTGATCCTGGACTACGCCAAGAAGGTGCGCGAGGAAGAGGGCAACCTCGCCTTCGACGTCTACACCAAGGCTGCGGCCCCGCGCGCCTACTGGATCTTCGAGGTGTACCGGGACGAGGACGCCTTCCAGGCCCACCTGAAGGCCCCGTACGGCGGCCCGTTCAACGCCGCACTGACCCCGCTGATCGAGGAGGACGCCTCCGTGCTGACCTTCCTCGATCCGGTGACCTGA